The following coding sequences are from one Salvia hispanica cultivar TCC Black 2014 chromosome 3, UniMelb_Shisp_WGS_1.0, whole genome shotgun sequence window:
- the LOC125212540 gene encoding acyl-CoA--sterol O-acyltransferase 1-like: protein MEGEINNLILVWSIVIASLCYIHKVAQIFPTGNPRIIAIFPIIILFLLLPLNFTSIHFSGITSFFISWLSTFKLLLLTFNQGPLSSHPPIPLSLFLPLACFPIKIQQSPKKPHKSPLTPVVKVTILALLIRVYAYKSHIHPHIIMLCYALHMYLVLEMILSLFAAAVKALVRVELEPHFNEPYLATSLQDFWGRRWNLMVSNILHPTVYRPVRSVSTRLGLGRWAAIPAVLATFLVSGLMHELIFYNIGRMRPSGEMIGFFLLHGVSLSIEIVVKKMCEGRLRLPRVVSGVLTLGYVIYTSFWLFFPPFLRAKSDLRSCRESLAFMEFVRNRRLIEPSEVSCPFL, encoded by the coding sequence ATGGAAGGAGAAATCAACAACTTGATTCTAGTTTGGAGCATTGTAATAGCCTCTCTTTGCTACATCCACAAAGTAGCCCAAATCTTCCCCACCGGAAATCCAAGAATCATCGCAATCTTCCCAATCATaatcctcttcctcctcctccctctCAACTTCACCTCCATCCACTTTTCCGGCATCACCTCCTTCTTCATCTCATGGCTCTCCACCTTCAAACTCCTCCTCCTCACCTTCAACCAAGGCCCCCTCTCCTCCCACCCCCCAATCCCCTTATCCCTCTTCCTCCCCTTAGCTTGCTTCCCCATCAAAATCCAACAATCCCCCAAAAAACCCCACAAATCCCCCCTAACCCCCGTCGTTAAAGTAACAATACTAGCCCTTCTCATACGCGTATACGCCTACAAATCCCACATCCATCCCCACATCATCATGCTATGCTACGCCCTCCACATGTACCTCGTGCTAGAGATGATCCTCTCCCTCTTTGCCGCGGCCGTCAAGGCCCTAGTCCGGGTCGAGCTCGAGCCCCACTTCAACGAGCCCTACCTCGCCACCTCGCTCCAAGACTTCTGGGGGAGGCGGTGGAACTTGATGGTGTCCAACATTTTACACCCCACGGTTTATCGGCCCGTGAGGTCGGTGTCAACCCGGCTCGGGCTAGGGAGATGGGCCGCGATACCCGCGGTTTTGGCCACGTTCTTGGTCTCGGGGCTTATGCATGAGCTGATTTTTTACAACATTGGGAGAATGAGGCCGAGTGGGGAGATGATTGGGTTCTTTCTTCTACATGGGGTGTCTTTGTCAATTGAGATTGTGGTGAAGAAGATGTGTGAGGGGAGATTGAGGCTGCCGAGGGTTGTGTCGGGAGTTTTAACGTTGGGGTATGTGATTTACACGAGTTTTTGGCTGTTTTTTCCGCCGTTTTTGAGGGCGAAATCGGATCTTAGGAGCTGTCGGGAGTCGCTTGCGTTCATGGAGTTTGTTAGGAATCGTCGGCTTATTGAGCCGAGTGAGGTTTCTTGTCCATTTCTGTGA
- the LOC125211484 gene encoding tropinone reductase-like 3: protein MEKFGKRFDGKVAIVTASTQGIGFGIAERLGLEGAAIVISSRRQKNVDEAVKKLKDRGIEVTGLVCHVSNEQHRKDLIKNTIEKYGKLDVVVCNAAANPSVDGILETKESVLDKLWEINVKTSILLLQEAAPHLNKGSSVVFISSIAGFHPPKGLAMYGVTKTALLGLTKALAAEMAPDTRVNCVAPGFVPTHFASFLTKNEEMRKSLEEKTLLNRLGTTQDMAAAAAYLASDDAAYVTGETIIVAGGTPSRL from the exons ATGGAGAAATTCGGGAAAAGATTTGACGGCAAAGTGGCCATAGTCACTGCTTCAACTCAGGGAATCGGCTTCGGCATAGCTGAGCGCCTTGGATTAGAAGGCGCCGCCATCGTCATCTCCTCCCGCCGCCAG AAAAATGTTGATGAAGCAGTGAAAAAGCTCAAGGATCGGGGAATTGAAGTGACTGGTTTGGTGTGCCATGTTTCAAATGAACAGCATAGGAAGGATCTGATCAAGAACACAATCGAG aaatatggaaaattagATGTCGTTGTGTGCAATGCTGCTGCAAACCCTTCTGTCGACGGCATTCTGGAAACTAAAGAATCAGTGCTTGACAAATTGTGGGAGATCAATGTTAAAACCTCAATTCTTCTGCTACAG GAAGCAGCTCCTCACTTGAATAAAGGCTCTTCAGTTGTATTCATATCATCTATTGCCGGATTCCATCCACCCAAAGGCTTGGCGATGTACGGTGTCACCAAAACAGCCCTACTCGGACTCACAAAG GCACTTGCGGCTGAGATGGCACCAGATACTCGCGTTAACTGTGTTGCTCCTGGTTTCGTTCCAACCCACTTTGCATCATTCCTtacaaaaaatgaagagatg AGGAAAAGCCTCGAGGAGAAGACGTTGCTGAATCGACTTGGAACTACACAAGATATGGCTGCTGCCGCAGCTTATTTGGCTTCTGACGATGCTGCTTATGTGACCGGAGAAACAATAATAGTTGCAGGGGGAACGCCTTCCAGACTCTAA
- the LOC125210699 gene encoding traB domain-containing protein-like isoform X3 yields the protein MYRAKSLYQITTPCQQRLSHSSRVGYERRRRKWMPQELTGGVVELTCKSPAPSGICNVYLVGTNHTSLESARLAQAAVKFFKPEVVFLELCDYRKSIITGQPKKVPTIREMVDMWRMNMTASFILFEWYVRKCAESWDGINIGESYLANAEALKYGAKVILGDRPDPVTTMRYIGTLDRVNEEYAKQDPIAAETFVDERDQYMSTKLLEVAVQHESVVAVVGMGHVLGIKKYWNRKHPIDVEQLLSIPEQPITVGSVLGFIGGILVIILDAIHINVKRRRDRVKKM from the exons ATGTACAGAGCAAAGAGTCTCTACCAAATCACCACACCTTGTCAGCAGCGGCTGAGTCACTCCTCGAGAGTCGGTTATGAACGTAGAAGGAGGAAGTGGATGCCGCAGGAGCTCACGGGAGGTGTGGTGGAGCTCACGTGCAAGTCGCCTGCGCCTAGCGGCATCTGCAATGTCTATTTGGTTGGAACTAATCACACTTCTCtg GAATCTGCGAGATTAGCTCAGGCTGCAGTGAAATTCTTCAAGCCAGAG GTTGTTTTCTTGGAGTTGTGCGACTATCGCAAATCTATTATAACGGGTCAACCTAAGAAG GTACCAACCATTCGAGAAATGGTGGATATGTGGAGGATGAATATGACTGCTTCGTTTATTCTTTTCGAGTGGTATGTTAGAAAG TGTGCTGAATCATGGGATGGAATAAACATTGGAGAGTCTTACTTGGCAAATGCGGAAGCACTGAAATATGGAGCCAAGGTTATACTTGGTGATCGACCAGATCCG GTTACAACGATGAGATATATAG GCACATTGGATCGAGTCAACGAGGAGTATGCCAAGCAGGATCCTATCGCGGCCGAGACTTTCGTAGATGAGCGTGATCA ATATATGTCAACAAAGCTACTAGAAGTCGCAGTCCAGCATGAATCCGTTGTAGCTGTCGTTGGAATGGGCCACGTACTAGGAATCAAAAAATACTGGAATCGGAAACACCCTATCGAC GTTGAGCAACTTCTTAGCATTCCAGAACAGCCAATAACGGTAGGGAGTGTACTTGGTTTTATTGGAGGAATACTAGTCATAATCTTGGATGCCATACACATTAACGTCAAAAG GCGCAGGGACAGGGTCAAGAAGATGTAA
- the LOC125210699 gene encoding traB domain-containing protein-like isoform X2 codes for MYRAKSLYQITTPCQQRLSHSSRVGYERRRRKWMPQELTGGVVELTCKSPAPSGICNVYLESARLAQAAVKFFKPEVVFLELCDYRKSIITGQPKKVPTIREMVDMWRMNMTASFILFEWYVRKCAESWDGINIGESYLANAEALKYGAKVILGDRPDPVTTMRYIGKTSLVHLLIQKEISLPKDWCVFEKWNVPLCRSVHAGTLDRVNEEYAKQDPIAAETFVDERDQYMSTKLLEVAVQHESVVAVVGMGHVLGIKKYWNRKHPIDVEQLLSIPEQPITVGSVLGFIGGILVIILDAIHINVKRRRDRVKKM; via the exons ATGTACAGAGCAAAGAGTCTCTACCAAATCACCACACCTTGTCAGCAGCGGCTGAGTCACTCCTCGAGAGTCGGTTATGAACGTAGAAGGAGGAAGTGGATGCCGCAGGAGCTCACGGGAGGTGTGGTGGAGCTCACGTGCAAGTCGCCTGCGCCTAGCGGCATCTGCAATGTCTATTTG GAATCTGCGAGATTAGCTCAGGCTGCAGTGAAATTCTTCAAGCCAGAG GTTGTTTTCTTGGAGTTGTGCGACTATCGCAAATCTATTATAACGGGTCAACCTAAGAAG GTACCAACCATTCGAGAAATGGTGGATATGTGGAGGATGAATATGACTGCTTCGTTTATTCTTTTCGAGTGGTATGTTAGAAAG TGTGCTGAATCATGGGATGGAATAAACATTGGAGAGTCTTACTTGGCAAATGCGGAAGCACTGAAATATGGAGCCAAGGTTATACTTGGTGATCGACCAGATCCG GTTACAACGATGAGATATATAGGCAAGACGTCTCTCGTGCATTTGTTGATTCAAAAAGAGATAAGTTTGCCAAAAGATTGGTGTGTCTTTGAAAAGTGGAATGTTCCTTTATGTAGATCCGTTCATGCAGGCACATTGGATCGAGTCAACGAGGAGTATGCCAAGCAGGATCCTATCGCGGCCGAGACTTTCGTAGATGAGCGTGATCA ATATATGTCAACAAAGCTACTAGAAGTCGCAGTCCAGCATGAATCCGTTGTAGCTGTCGTTGGAATGGGCCACGTACTAGGAATCAAAAAATACTGGAATCGGAAACACCCTATCGAC GTTGAGCAACTTCTTAGCATTCCAGAACAGCCAATAACGGTAGGGAGTGTACTTGGTTTTATTGGAGGAATACTAGTCATAATCTTGGATGCCATACACATTAACGTCAAAAG GCGCAGGGACAGGGTCAAGAAGATGTAA
- the LOC125210699 gene encoding traB domain-containing protein-like isoform X1, translated as MYRAKSLYQITTPCQQRLSHSSRVGYERRRRKWMPQELTGGVVELTCKSPAPSGICNVYLVGTNHTSLESARLAQAAVKFFKPEVVFLELCDYRKSIITGQPKKVPTIREMVDMWRMNMTASFILFEWYVRKCAESWDGINIGESYLANAEALKYGAKVILGDRPDPVTTMRYIGKTSLVHLLIQKEISLPKDWCVFEKWNVPLCRSVHAGTLDRVNEEYAKQDPIAAETFVDERDQYMSTKLLEVAVQHESVVAVVGMGHVLGIKKYWNRKHPIDVEQLLSIPEQPITVGSVLGFIGGILVIILDAIHINVKRRRDRVKKM; from the exons ATGTACAGAGCAAAGAGTCTCTACCAAATCACCACACCTTGTCAGCAGCGGCTGAGTCACTCCTCGAGAGTCGGTTATGAACGTAGAAGGAGGAAGTGGATGCCGCAGGAGCTCACGGGAGGTGTGGTGGAGCTCACGTGCAAGTCGCCTGCGCCTAGCGGCATCTGCAATGTCTATTTGGTTGGAACTAATCACACTTCTCtg GAATCTGCGAGATTAGCTCAGGCTGCAGTGAAATTCTTCAAGCCAGAG GTTGTTTTCTTGGAGTTGTGCGACTATCGCAAATCTATTATAACGGGTCAACCTAAGAAG GTACCAACCATTCGAGAAATGGTGGATATGTGGAGGATGAATATGACTGCTTCGTTTATTCTTTTCGAGTGGTATGTTAGAAAG TGTGCTGAATCATGGGATGGAATAAACATTGGAGAGTCTTACTTGGCAAATGCGGAAGCACTGAAATATGGAGCCAAGGTTATACTTGGTGATCGACCAGATCCG GTTACAACGATGAGATATATAGGCAAGACGTCTCTCGTGCATTTGTTGATTCAAAAAGAGATAAGTTTGCCAAAAGATTGGTGTGTCTTTGAAAAGTGGAATGTTCCTTTATGTAGATCCGTTCATGCAGGCACATTGGATCGAGTCAACGAGGAGTATGCCAAGCAGGATCCTATCGCGGCCGAGACTTTCGTAGATGAGCGTGATCA ATATATGTCAACAAAGCTACTAGAAGTCGCAGTCCAGCATGAATCCGTTGTAGCTGTCGTTGGAATGGGCCACGTACTAGGAATCAAAAAATACTGGAATCGGAAACACCCTATCGAC GTTGAGCAACTTCTTAGCATTCCAGAACAGCCAATAACGGTAGGGAGTGTACTTGGTTTTATTGGAGGAATACTAGTCATAATCTTGGATGCCATACACATTAACGTCAAAAG GCGCAGGGACAGGGTCAAGAAGATGTAA
- the LOC125209414 gene encoding uncharacterized protein LOC125209414, which produces MASGSGSGAGSSGQLRFGDKIFKQRFRMYQNLFMRIVNALERQYKYFRFREDVSGRPGHTPIQKCTAAIRQLAYGDATDMFDEYLHISETTARQCLKYFCQGVIEIFSERYLRKPTPEDCQTLMDMHGNQHGPEMLGSIDCMHWEWKNCLTAWKGQCTTGFKGKNPTMILEAIADYRLWIWHACPIDEKKIYFAQRQEETRKDVEPAFGVLQARWAALNGPTRLWYPDCIADVMYACTIMHNMIVEDESRTD; this is translated from the exons ATGGCtagtggtagtggtagtggtgcGGGTAGCAGTGGTcag CTGCGGTTTGGGGACAAAATTTTCAAGCAGCGTTTTAGGATGTATCAGAATCTATTTATGCGTATCGTGAACGCTTTAGAGCGTCAGTACAAGTATTTCAGGTTCAGGGAGGATGTGAGTGGTAGACCTGGTCACACGCCTATACAGAAGTGCACTGCcgcaatcaggcagttggcctatgGAGACGCGaccgacatgttcgacgagtacctccacatcagCGAGACGACTGCCCGCCAATGTCTCAAGTATTTTTGTCAGGGCGTCATTGAGATATTCAGTGAGAGGTATCTTCGAAAGCCTACCCCCGAAGACTGCCAGACTCTGATGGATATGCACGGGAATCAGCACGGGCCAGAGATGTTGGgtagcatagattgtatgcactGGGAATGGAAGAACTGCCTCACCGCTTGGAAAGGGCAGTGCACGACCGGCTTCAAAGgcaagaatcccacgatgatcctcgaagcCATAGCTGATTACCgactatggatttggcatgc atgccCAATAGACGAAAAGAAGATCTACTTTGCACAACGTCAAGAGGAGacgcgcaaggatgtggagccgGCATTTGGTGTGCTACAGGCTCGATGGGCGGCATTGAATGGTCCAACACGCTTGTGGTATCCTGACTGCATTGCTGATGTCATGTACGCATGTactatcatgcacaacatgattgtcgaagaTGAGTCCAGAACTGACTGA